One Legionella lansingensis genomic region harbors:
- a CDS encoding methyltransferase domain-containing protein, translating to MQAKFKLIKRLFMLAKCSVFIATSLDGFISRNDGSIDWLMKANTLAPAGEDGGYKSFMSTVDGLVMGRHSFEKVLSFDSWPYGDLPVVVMSSHPIKIPEHLKTYVSTSVETPVELVRRLTKQGFKHLYIDGGITIQKFLAADLINELTLTLIPVLLGSGRPLFGSLVHDIELDLLEAKCLGGGFAQLKYRIKPTNSHNVKAKNKDKMYLIYDEIIDWFDSHRNKELTMETFYLNLLQRYVPSEGKILDVGCGTGEPIARFLIEQGYKVTGVDASRKMIDLCKQRFPDGKWLFADMRTLNLQENFHAVIAWHSFFHLSHADQRITLKLFASLVRQDGLLIFTSGSEYGEVWGDNGGHDLYHASLSSEEYAKILTDNHFKVLVHNIRDPACGEATVWVAQKSK from the coding sequence ATGCAAGCGAAATTTAAATTAATTAAAAGGCTGTTTATGTTGGCCAAATGTTCGGTTTTTATAGCTACCAGCCTCGATGGATTTATTTCTAGGAATGATGGTTCTATTGATTGGTTGATGAAAGCTAACACTCTAGCACCAGCTGGCGAAGATGGCGGCTATAAGTCATTTATGTCAACAGTCGATGGCTTGGTCATGGGAAGGCATTCTTTTGAAAAAGTATTATCATTTGATAGCTGGCCCTATGGTGATCTTCCAGTAGTGGTCATGAGTAGCCATCCAATTAAAATTCCTGAGCATTTAAAAACATATGTTTCTACATCTGTAGAAACACCCGTTGAGTTAGTTCGGCGTTTAACAAAACAAGGGTTTAAACATCTTTATATTGATGGGGGGATTACAATCCAGAAATTCCTTGCTGCTGATCTCATCAATGAGTTAACACTAACGCTCATCCCTGTTTTATTAGGCTCTGGCCGCCCATTATTCGGGTCATTGGTACATGATATTGAGTTAGATCTTCTTGAAGCAAAATGTTTGGGTGGTGGTTTTGCGCAATTGAAATATCGTATTAAGCCAACGAACAGTCACAACGTAAAAGCTAAAAATAAAGACAAGATGTACCTTATTTATGATGAAATCATTGATTGGTTTGATAGTCATCGTAATAAAGAACTCACTATGGAAACGTTTTATTTGAATCTACTGCAAAGATACGTTCCATCAGAAGGCAAAATATTAGATGTTGGCTGTGGTACTGGTGAGCCTATAGCTCGATTTTTAATTGAACAAGGTTATAAAGTAACGGGCGTTGATGCAAGTAGAAAAATGATTGACTTATGTAAGCAGCGATTTCCAGACGGAAAATGGCTTTTCGCTGATATGCGTACTTTAAATTTGCAAGAGAACTTTCACGCTGTCATCGCCTGGCACAGTTTTTTTCATTTATCTCATGCTGATCAACGCATTACATTGAAATTGTTTGCTTCTTTAGTGAGACAAGATGGCTTGCTAATATTTACATCTGGATCTGAATACGGTGAAGTTTGGGGTGATAATGGAGGACATGATTTATATCATGCCTCTCTTTCTTCTGAAGAATACGCCAAGATACTTACAGATAATCATTTTAAAGTACTTGTACACAACATTCGAGATCCAGCATGTGGAGAAGCAACGGTTTGGGTTGCTCAAAAGTCTAAATGA